Proteins encoded together in one Ciona intestinalis chromosome 3, KH, whole genome shotgun sequence window:
- the LOC100181842 gene encoding transmembrane protein 64 isoform X1, producing the protein MLAASSAIKYVFDTAETYFLRAREIFTKALLTRSEEKPLHQSQELNLLYDEALPETKRYACETKTSTICSHSVCTPCRLCFKCTQRVSECAKHTVACVIYLLCYPFIPCVVAILPSCCQIPGYANVNPLYSCWGANCCTCPNCSNDTDHRICSYCRTQNCYLLFISILLVILCVGIWTGLQDSEVIVNLLFYFESVNKAQSLLLFVLLFTLVSFPMMWGYLPLNLTVGYIYGFLIGIPVVVFSVSVGVTVAHIVCKKYMSTCVLNLLRKRSNFDQIEATLQVIAGPSGLKVIALTRLTPIPFGFQNGLFSVSNIDMKRYLIASNLGLLPTQVLNCYIGSTFRSIEQLVEQENTSGYLIFLIQIVIGVCLMMFVLRHARKELAVALQSNVLTVNSSCPETLPLSEELIEVKCSQPQPVSPISVNDVTTPLLIS; encoded by the exons ATGCTTGCAGCTAGTTCagcaataaaatatgtttttgataCTGCTGAAACGTACTTCCTTCGCGCTCGAGAAATATTCACTAAAGCATTGCTGACAAGAAGTGAAGAGAAACCCCTACACCAATCACAGGAACTAAACCTTTTGTATGATGAAGCTCTACCTGAAACAAAACGCTACGCATGTGAGACCAAGACCAGTACTATTTGTTCTCATTCAGTTTGTACACCTTGTCGCCTCTGTTTCAAATGTACCCAAAGAGTGTCTGAATGCGCGAAACACACAGTAGCATGTGTAATCTATTTACTTTGCTACCCATTTATTCCTTGCGTGGTTGCCATACTACCAAGCTGTTGTCAAATACCTGGGTATGCAAATGTGAATCCGCTGTATTCTTGCTGGGGAGCCAATTGCTGCACGTGTCCAAATTGCTCCAATGATACGGACCACAGGATTTGCAGCTACTGTAGAACTCAGAATTGCTActtgttatttatttcaatcttGCTTGTGATACTGTGTGTGGGCATCTGGACTGGCCTACAAGACTCTGAGGTTATAGTTAATCTTCTGTTCTACTTTGAAAGTGTCAACAAAGCTCAATCTCTATTGTTATTCGTACTTCTTTTCACCCTAGTATCTTTCCCTATGATGTGGGGTTATCTACCTCTAAACCTCACAGTTGGTTACATCTATGGGTTTTTAATCGGCATCCCAGTTGTAGTGTTTTCCGTCAGTGTTGGAGTGACTGTCGCCCATATCGTATGCAAAAAGTACATGTccacctgtgttttaaacctgTTGAGAAAACGCTCTAATTTTGATCAAATTGAAGCCACCCTGCAAGTGATCGCTGGACCATCTGGGCTCAAAGTTATCGCACTAACCAGGCTAACACCAATTCCTTTCGGATTtcaaaatggtttattttcc GTATCCAATATTGACATGAAAAGATATCTTATTGCTTCAAACCTTGGTCTTCTACCTACtcaagttttaaactgttatatTGGATCTACTTTCCGGTCAATTGAACAGTTGGTTGAGCAAGAAAATACATCTGGTTACCTTATTTTTCTTATACAG ATTGTCATAGGTGTTTGCTTGATGATGTTTGTTTTGCGTCATGCTCGTAAAGAGTTAGCAGTTGCATTGCAAAGTAATGTTTTAACGGTGAATAGCAGT TGTCCCGAAACATTGCCACTATCAGAAGAGCTCATTGAAGTAAAATGCAGCCAACCGCAACCTGTTTCACCTATTAGTGTTAATGATGTCACCACTCCATTACTCATAAGCTAA
- the LOC100181842 gene encoding transmembrane protein 64 isoform X2, producing MLAASSAIKYVFDTAETYFLRAREIFTKALLTRSEEKPLHQSQELNLLYDEALPETKRYACETKTSTICSHSVCTPCRLCFKCTQRVSECAKHTVACVIYLLCYPFIPCVVAILPSCCQIPGYANVNPLYSCWGANCCTCPNCSNDTDHRICSYCRTQNCYLLFISILLVILCVGIWTGLQDSEVIVNLLFYFESVNKAQSLLLFVLLFTLVSFPMMWGYLPLNLTVGYIYGFLIGIPVVVFSVSVGVTVAHIVCKKYMSTCVLNLLRKRSNFDQIEATLQVIAGPSGLKVIALTRLTPIPFGFQNGLFSVSNIDMKRYLIASNLGLLPTQVLNCYIGSTFRSIEQLVEQENTSGYLIFLIQIVIGVCLMMFVLRHARKELAVALQSNVLTCPETLPLSEELIEVKCSQPQPVSPISVNDVTTPLLIS from the exons ATGCTTGCAGCTAGTTCagcaataaaatatgtttttgataCTGCTGAAACGTACTTCCTTCGCGCTCGAGAAATATTCACTAAAGCATTGCTGACAAGAAGTGAAGAGAAACCCCTACACCAATCACAGGAACTAAACCTTTTGTATGATGAAGCTCTACCTGAAACAAAACGCTACGCATGTGAGACCAAGACCAGTACTATTTGTTCTCATTCAGTTTGTACACCTTGTCGCCTCTGTTTCAAATGTACCCAAAGAGTGTCTGAATGCGCGAAACACACAGTAGCATGTGTAATCTATTTACTTTGCTACCCATTTATTCCTTGCGTGGTTGCCATACTACCAAGCTGTTGTCAAATACCTGGGTATGCAAATGTGAATCCGCTGTATTCTTGCTGGGGAGCCAATTGCTGCACGTGTCCAAATTGCTCCAATGATACGGACCACAGGATTTGCAGCTACTGTAGAACTCAGAATTGCTActtgttatttatttcaatcttGCTTGTGATACTGTGTGTGGGCATCTGGACTGGCCTACAAGACTCTGAGGTTATAGTTAATCTTCTGTTCTACTTTGAAAGTGTCAACAAAGCTCAATCTCTATTGTTATTCGTACTTCTTTTCACCCTAGTATCTTTCCCTATGATGTGGGGTTATCTACCTCTAAACCTCACAGTTGGTTACATCTATGGGTTTTTAATCGGCATCCCAGTTGTAGTGTTTTCCGTCAGTGTTGGAGTGACTGTCGCCCATATCGTATGCAAAAAGTACATGTccacctgtgttttaaacctgTTGAGAAAACGCTCTAATTTTGATCAAATTGAAGCCACCCTGCAAGTGATCGCTGGACCATCTGGGCTCAAAGTTATCGCACTAACCAGGCTAACACCAATTCCTTTCGGATTtcaaaatggtttattttcc GTATCCAATATTGACATGAAAAGATATCTTATTGCTTCAAACCTTGGTCTTCTACCTACtcaagttttaaactgttatatTGGATCTACTTTCCGGTCAATTGAACAGTTGGTTGAGCAAGAAAATACATCTGGTTACCTTATTTTTCTTATACAG ATTGTCATAGGTGTTTGCTTGATGATGTTTGTTTTGCGTCATGCTCGTAAAGAGTTAGCAGTTGCATTGCAAAGTAATGTTTTAACG TGTCCCGAAACATTGCCACTATCAGAAGAGCTCATTGAAGTAAAATGCAGCCAACCGCAACCTGTTTCACCTATTAGTGTTAATGATGTCACCACTCCATTACTCATAAGCTAA